The window CCTCACACGCCTTAACCCGACGTTGAAGACACGTCCTGCGGCCTTCTGTACCACTGTCTCCAGGAAAATGTGCGGTTTGTGGGTGCGACACGACCGGGAGAACCAGCGCTTCACCGTGGCTCCAGACAGCGGTGAGGCTAAGCAGCTCAGCACGGGGACCGCGCTCTGAGGCCGGGGAGAGGCTCTAGGAAACATCGTGGTCTCACTGTGGCCTGTTGATATTATGAACGCATGGATATCCAGAAAAAAATACGTTTAGATAtactttttaaaacacattacagTCACTTTAATCTATGCTGttaatatttttgtgtattatttactgcagtagttttgtattgttctTACTAATTTGAACACATGgtctgtttttgtcttgttttggacCTGGTTGGTTTGgatttctctttttatttttaatctgagACAAGTTAAATGAGCAAaacttgggttagtcctggtaaaatcctagtttagacctggtttagtcaattGTATATACCTTGGTCCTCCTGAGTAAGTCCTGCTTCATATCtagtttatctatttatttatctatttatttatttgatagggacagcacatattaatgaacatctgtaaacacagtgtaaatttgccagattatagcaaaaaaaaccaactaatttccatctgttgtccctaggcaggtacacagacaacaaatacaacatagacattacaaaaatacaataaaagcagctaaaagTGCTCACAGACCTGGTTTTCCTTCAGCCACAGTTTAAGGTGCAGTTTTAATGTGGACAGAGATGAACATTCTCTTATTGTCAAAGGAAGACTATTCCAAATATGAGTCCCTTTAAATGGAGTTTATCTTTAGTTTGGTCCTGCATTAGTCTGTGTTTTGGACTGGGATTTtggtttaggtttagtcctcattcaaTCCATGTTTAGACCAAGTTGAGTCCAGATATGTAGGCTAGTCTAGACCACATTTAGAACTttatttagacttggtttagtccaggttattTCAAAGTTCAGAGTTTAGAATTGGTTTATATATTGGTTATTACAAATTACTCCTTGTTTATTCTTGATACAGATATACAGGTCCTGGTTCAATCATACAGcatcatttaaaacatgaagTACAGTTATTATCGATTGTAAAGTTTATTGTGCCTCTTACCATGTGTCCAGGGCAGGAGGCTGTGCTGTCCTACAGATTCAccggtgacaagcaggtggagctgATGTCCACATTTGTCCCAGAGTCGTACAGAGGGAGGGGCCTGGCTGCTCTGCTCTCAATGGTACTAAACTAATCATATCTGTCTTACACAAACTAAATACACTGCCATCAGATTTCATCACTTGGGAGGAAATAATGCAATCtgggtcctggtctagtcactTTTATGTAATAGATATAACCTAATGTCATGTTAAAGCTACATTTCATCTTCCAAATAAAGGTACAAAGTtatatttctgcatttttatgGGTAATGGGTAATACATTATATACCAATTTAACATTTGTCTCATGCTTAAACCTAAACTTagacatttaaagacatgttttaacaAATTTCTGTTGGATTGAATTTATTTTAGGTTAAGATTAagtcacactttattgtccccgtagagatatttgccctctgcatttgccccatccttcagtgcgtctgggttaaacctgtcaggagcagtgggacccatctccagctCTTGTGCTAGTGTTGGTCAGGACTACGttaactggaggatttgacctgtcgtgcatgttttgggttgacagAGGAAACTGTAGatcctggaggaaacccactgATCATGAAATATTGAAATACTGATGTCTG of the Periophthalmus magnuspinnatus isolate fPerMag1 chromosome 8, fPerMag1.2.pri, whole genome shotgun sequence genome contains:
- the LOC117374414 gene encoding protein NATD1-like; this encodes MLFNRLSGLTRLNPTLKTRPAAFCTTVSRKMCGLWVRHDRENQRFTVAPDSGQEAVLSYRFTGDKQVELMSTFVPESYRGRGLAALLSMAALDFVVEEQLTAQVSCWYIHKYLQENPMKKYTDLIRS